GTCTCAGCCATCTGCAAAATGGTGATTAAAATTTCCATTATTGCATTGAGGACCAGCTAAGATGATCTGTATATGGCAAGTGCTTACCTtggtgcctgacacacagtgaCATAGCTTGGGCTTTGAAGTGAGACCTGAGTGCTGACTTTCCTACTATTCCTAcctatgtgaccttaggcaaaaaCCGTAACTTTTTTGTGCCTTAATtaccttatctgcaaaatggggtaaTGCCGCTTAAGGCTTTTGGAAGAGGCAAATGAATACTAGTATGGTAAGAGAAGCCAAAATTAgccttttacttaaatttttaactctttggttttaaattatttttgctttttcatctcttttaggTCCTCACAGCTGTGCAATCTGCCAGCATCTCGGCTACAATTGCTCTGCCAAGCACTGTGTAATCCATACTGTAAAATCAAAGACCTGAAGTAAGTTGAACTTCTCTTTATAATACTCAGGTATTTGCAAGGTAGAGATGGGGCCGCTAGAAATTGCGCTCCCAGCTGACCAGACCTGAAAGCAAAATAGAACTAGTGCTCAGCTTCTCCATAGCAGAACAGCAACTGAGAAGATACGCTACAAACCTAGAAGGAGTAGGGAGTCAGGCATAGATCCCTGCCAGCCCCTCCAGCCTCTTCCCCTTTTGTATGTGCTATTTTTGCCATAGCGAGTAGGTGGCAGATTAAAACATCCAAAAGATTTGTGTCTGGCACACCTCCTGGACCTACCCCCTTCTCCCTGGTTGTCACTGTCGTCCTCCTTGGTTTTCTTTGTTGGGTCCTATTCCACTTAGTGCTGCTCAGTGATCTTTTTCTCTCCCACGGTGCCTCACCTCCATCTGCTGTAGTTATTTCCCAGAGTGCCATTGCTCAGAAGCTTCCCACCCGCACCGTGACTGTCATTTCTTGTTCTTTCAGGTGTCTTTCTGCTTATCAGCCTACATCaggagcacacaagcaggagccCTCTTGTTTCCAAATCCCTCAGCACAGATCAGTGTCtgttctccttccctcctgtctGAGGAAGAGGTGACCTTTCCAAATCTACCCAAGCCAGTAAATAACACTTTTTTGGGTATTTTTGtaagcatttattttactttacacaacacagaaatatatgaaaatctaaAAGCCCTCCACCCCACTGTCCCAAATCCCACCCCACTTTATATCCCCAGCACCTCACCTGCCGCTTACTGTCCCAACCCTGATCTTACCCTCACTAGGTAATTCCTTGTTTGCTAAATGTCTTTCCAGATCTTTTTTCTATGCTTTTTCAAACATTAATCTAGAACATAAAGCACACATAAATCTATAATATACATATCATACATATGCAGAGTTACAGAACTTTGGGGAGTtttgtttcacacacacacacaaaattggctgtcatattttttttcattgaatagtTCAGTGGATAATGCCTCCAATAGAATAAGCAGAGTCTATCTccttatatatattatgtttttagGCTTTCTTCAGCTGTTTCCTTCCCCATGGTTCAAGTTTTTCCCACATTCCAGAGAACTCTCTTTCAGCCCTGTGCCCTACCCCCACTCCTTCCCTTCATAGCCTGGAGTCCTTAGAGGGCTCCCCATAACTGCACTTCCTTGCTTCCTATTTATTCCCCAGTCCTTGTGGTTTggcttctgtccctccccagcccagaTATGCTCAAAGATCAAAAGTGAATACCAGACCCAGTAAACCCTTTTCACCTCCTATCTATCTTAGGCCTCCCCTGTAGCTCTGGGCATTGCTGAGGATGCTCTCCTTGCAactttctcccctcccctgcccccatcttcacTATCCCTAAAGACCTCATTGCTTCCATGGTTACCAAACAGTGGCAGTTTTGCTCTCTGGTGGACAAGTAGCAATATCTGgcaacatttttggttgtcacaacttagGAGTAGAGAGTTAGGCGTCTAATGGGTAGATGCCAGGGATTCTGCCAAACATCCTGCAGTGTACTGGACAGCCCCCTGcaacaaataattattcattCTCAAGTGTCGAGAGTGATGAGGCTGGGAAACCCTGTCCTAGAAAGACGTAAAGAAGCCCAGagatatttctgaaaatgtaGGTTAGGGACCTTGCCCCCAACCCTGATGATTGTCCACACCTGCCCCAATAGGAGACAGCCCAGAATCACAACCAGCTGGTGTAGAGCTATCCCAGGGCCATGACAGCTTCAGGCTCTAGACCCATAGTCCCTGGGTGATATCCAGGGCTCCTCCTGTTGTGTTGTCTTACTCTGGTCTAGGTGTGACACTTCACCATCCTTCCACCTGTGGGCTAAACCATACATTTAGTCTCCCTCAACACCACTTAATCATGAGAAAGGAGACAAAGAccattctctcctcttttcccagTTTACCCCCCCCCCGAAACTGATTTCCCTTTGGGATACGTTTATTTCACATTCATGAATTTACTGAGACCGTTGTAGCCAGATTCCCCCTCCCACTATTATTCTGGTGATGGGTTGGGGGAGGGAATCCCTCAGGATAACATCATACTTTGGTCTGTTGTCTAAACTGGCAAACCATCTGGGCACTCTAAGTTGCTGACTCACCTCTTTGGCAGTGGTGTGAGTTCCCAGTTCTCCCATTGGGGAATGGGGAGGGTTCTCCTGTTGTGGAGCTATATACAGCCATAGAAGTCCTTGTCTGCAGCTAGTGATGGTATCTCCTGTTTGTAGTCCTGATAGGTTTCTTAGGGGTGGCAAATCTTTGGGGAAGCCCAGAGTTAACCCCAGGCCTGTTTTTGATTATTTCTTGAGATAAAACTTGTTCAGAACATGAACAAGCTTCCTGTCTGGTTCATTCCTGGGGACTCTTGGGATGCAGGCATCCTCACTACCCATAACTCTCTGACACTCCTCCCCAGCCAGTTCTGACATTTTCTTTGATCTGTGGTGTGTAACTATTCTTCTGGTACCCATTTATGACTTGGAAATAATCTCGTTGCCCAGAACAGGAACCCACTCAAATTAGTTTAAAGCAATGGGGATCTGTGGAGATTGGATTTTCATGTAGCACAATTGCAGAAAGTGGAAAAGTGGTCATGCCACCACTCACTCTCTCCATCTGTGGAGTTGCAAGATCAATTCCTGTGCTTTTTTGTACCTTCTCTGCTTCCTGAGACCTCATGCTGGCATCCTCTAAGAACTGGGCTTCTATTAAGTGCACAGTTCTGCTCCCTGACAGCCAGGGCCAGGCCTTGGCTATGGCCTTGGCATTCATGACTCTGAACTTGACCCTAATTCCAAATGACCCACTGATTCCATAGCATCAACCTATGGAATCTGCCtctctgttcagattttctagtgTGAGATCCTGTCCATTCCTGCTCCAATCATATAGCCTAGGTGGGAAGAAGGGTGAGTTGGTCATATACATAGCTGCTCAGGTCCACCAGATTACTAGGGTTAGTGAGAGAGATACACACTAAGAAGCTACGGTGCTTCTGGGGTGTGGAATGTTAATACTCTGGAACAAAAAAGGggtcatcaaaatataaaatgtctatCTCTGTCAATCTACAGTCTCTCCACTTCCCACCCCACTTCCCTCGCACTCTCTTAGCCTCATTCTCCCAATCATCCCTTGCCAACCCTCagttccctccctcctttccccccctTTCCCCAAAATTGATTTCCCACTAGGACAggtttctgttctgtttcacATTTCTGAATTTACTGAGGGCTTTGCAGCCAAATTCCCCTCCCACAGCGGAAGCAGATTTCCCTCCGTGAAAAATTCACAGCTTTACACCAAGGGCAGTCCCAATCCCCAGGCCTGCGAAATATGGGAGGTCTTCTCTGCTGATAGGGTTCAGAGTCTCTCCTGTCTCTTTGGGATTCTTGAGTTCCTGTTCCCTGAGACCCCGCATCAGACCACACGCTAACATCAGAGGGCTTCCAGTGTAGAGATGTTGGAAATGGAGCTCCTGCAGTGAATGTTGCTGCTGGTGGGGATGGTGCGGGTGCAGGCGGGAAGGGGGATGAGGGGCAAGAGTAGGAGTATGTGAAtgaggcagggagctggacagGAAGGGGCGATGGTGCGACTCTGGACCCAGGCTTGAGGgtcccagagaaataaaacatggcTGTTTCCACTGACCTGagatctccctccctctgcccaccagtGGTGTAATTTTTCCGCTCCACAGCTCCCAGCAGCTGCATGAGGCCTCTACTCATCGCCTTTGCAGTTTCTGCCCCCTCTGCATCCTtctgtcttcttcttcctcttcctgtggcACCAGCAGCGGTAGTAGAAGTAGCAGCAGCTCTAGCCTCATCTTCCTCCTCACTTGCTCCCCCTGTCCCAGTCTCACAGGCAGTGGCCAGGCCTGGCTCCTCTGAGACCCCGCCCTGCTCCTGGGTAGACCCCAGCTGttggagagaagagagcaggTTTGAGATCCATTctgggagtggggcagggagacAGGGCGGGGATCAAGTAAAGATAATCTTACAACCTGGAAGAGCTTCCACCTTAGTAGATCCCGTTCCTTCTGCATCTCTGCCAGGTTGGACTGGGCCAGCCGCAGCCGAAAGGCTGCCTCCTTGCGCTCCATCTCCTGCTGCTCTGTGAATTCCTTTAGGTCTGAGGCCAAGGCATGTGCTGCCGACTTATGTAGTTTGGCAAAATCGTGCAGCCAGTGTACCCTATGCTTGTGTAACTGGCCCTGCCTACGGGCGAAACGCACGCCCAGGGCCAGGCTGCTCCAGGCACAGGCCTCTTTGGCCTCGCTGGACACTGTGGTGTCCTCCAGGATGGTCCTGAGCTTGTTCTCCACCTCCTTCCAGGACAGGGATAGATTCTCAATGTAGAACTCAGGGCCTTTTGTGTGCCCAGCCATTTTCTCATTGATGAAAGCTACCACATTGTCATGCTGGAACCCCCCAGTGGGGTCGTCAGATTTCAAGGCCATGATGACTGAGTACTTTAGGGGTTTGGCTGGCCCTGTGGAAATGAATCAACCAGGTGTCCACTCTGCGGGGGCCCTCACAGCCCCCCCTGCCGTCCCACCCCAATGTCGCCCCTACCTCAGCCGGGTCTCCTCCCATCAGTttgccctgcccctcctccctcagatccTCTTAGAGGTCCCCTAAGGCTTGCCCCACGCTAGTACACCTCCCACCAAGCCTCACTTCTCCAGTGGAGACCAGACAGTATGCAGGGCTAACCGCCCGCCTACTAAAACCAAAGAGAAACCGCACCTTTCTCTCCAAGGGCTCCGAGAAAAGGAAGTCTTGGGGCCAACCCTCGAGGCTTTTACTCTGGGACTGTTCCAACTTCCAGAGacagtgggggggggagggaatttTTGAGGATGGTTCCTCCCAAATGCCAGGACATAAGAGAATCTGCTACGTTGGTGAAAGTCAGTGAAGGTGGGAAACAATAGGAGTGGTTAGAAAAGACTTAGAATCGAGACTGTGAAGTACTGGTAATTGAGTACAAGAAGTCTCACCCCCCTCCATAATGGATTGTCCCACGCCGAGGGGCCATTGCCTCTTAGAAATGGAATGTTCTAGAACTAGAAGCAGCCCCAATCGCTCAGTGACCTTTCATATCCCTTGGAGGAAGAGGGGGGTGCCAGGGAACAGTTTTATCGCCCATTGGCTCAGCACTGAACGTTGTAATTGCCCTAAACGGTCTTAAATTCTGGCCATTTCACCCGGAAACCAAGTCTCGATTCTGTCCACCTTCACGCTCCCACTATCCTAGTCCAGCTTCCCCAACCTGTATTTCTTCCCTGGACTACCGCCGCCGTCTGATACTGGTTTGTCTCCTGCCTACCCAGACATCAGAGGAAATTGAGCATGTGAGTTTAAACCTCCAATGGCTTTCTGAAGCCACTGGATAAATCAGACAGACTTAAGGTGTAATCCTGCTTTGCCGCTTACTATATGACGTTCTGCTATAATTGAATCTTAGTTTCTACCTATGGGCCCACCGTGAGAACTGAATGACAAAGTGCATATAAAGTTGATGTAATGTTTTTTCTGGtcacatttttgtaaaaatatacaaattctgtgtgtgtgtgt
The Vulpes vulpes isolate BD-2025 chromosome X, VulVul3, whole genome shotgun sequence genome window above contains:
- the TEX13B gene encoding testis-expressed protein 13B; translated protein: MALKSDDPTGGFQHDNVVAFINEKMAGHTKGPEFYIENLSLSWKEVENKLRTILEDTTVSSEAKEACAWSSLALGVRFARRQGQLHKHRVHWLHDFAKLHKSAAHALASDLKEFTEQQEMERKEAAFRLRLAQSNLAEMQKERDLLRWKLFQVEQGGVSEEPGLATACETGTGGASEEEDEARAAATSTTAAGATGRGRRRQKDAEGAETAKAMSRGLMQLLGAVERKNYTTGGQREGDLRSVETAMFYFSGTLKPGSRVAPSPLPVQLPASFTYSYSCPSSPFPPAPAPSPPAATFTAGAPFPTSLHWKPSDVSVWSDAGSQGTGTQESQRDRRDSEPYQQRRPPIFRRPGDWDCPWCKAVNFSRREICFRCGRGIWLQSPQ